One window of the Epinephelus moara isolate mb chromosome 22, YSFRI_EMoa_1.0, whole genome shotgun sequence genome contains the following:
- the LOC126383648 gene encoding catenin beta-1-like, translating to MATQSDLMELDMAMGDSKAAVSQWQQQSYLDSGIQSGVTTTAPSLSGKGNPDAEEDDPTLYDWEFNQPFTPEPTDIEGYAMTRAQRVRAAMFPETLEEGIQIPPTQLDAAHPTAVQRLAEPSQMLKHAVVNLINYQDDAELATRAIPELTKLLNDEDQVVVNKAAVMVHQLSKKEASRHALMRSPQMVSAVVRAMQNTGDVETARCSAGTLHNLSHHREGLLAIFKSGGIPALVKMLGSPVDSVLFYAITTLHNLLLHQEGAKMAVRLAGGLQKMVALLSNTNVKFLAITTDCLQILAYGNQESKLIILASGGPQALVNIMRTFTYEKLLWTTSRVLKVLSVCSSNKPAIVEAGGMQALGLHLTDPSQRLVQNCLWTLRNLSDAATKQEGMEGLLGTLVQLLGSDDINVVTCAAGILSNLTCNNYSNKLMVCQVGGIEALVRTVLRAGDREDITEPAVCALRHLTSRHQDAEMAQNAVRLHYGLPVVVKLLHPPSHWPLIKATVGLIRNLALCPANHSALREQGAIPRLVQLLVRAHQDTQRRTSMGGNQQQFVEGVRMEEIVEGCTGALHILARDVHNRIVIRGLNTIPLFVQLLYSPVENIQRVAAGVLCELAQDKEAAEAIEAEGATAPLTELLHSRNEGVATYAAAVLFRMSEDKPQDYKKRLSVELTSSLFRTEPMAWNETGDLGLDMGAQGDPLAYRQDDGAYRAYPAAYGQDTLLDPMMEGADYHADTLPDLGHHTDPLPDLGHTQDLMDSNQLAWFDTDL from the exons ATGGCTACCCAGT CTGATTTGATGGAGTTGGACATGGCAATGGGAGACAGCAAGGCTGCAGTGagccagtggcagcagcagtccTACCTGGATTCAGGCATTCAGTCTGGAGTCACCACCACAGCACCATCTCTGAGCGGCAAGGGAAACCCTGATGCTGAGGAGGATGATCCAACTCTCTACGACTGGGAATTCAACCAGCCCTTCACTCCTGAGCCCACAG ACATCGAGGGGTATGCCATGACCCGGGCCCAGCGTGTGCGTGCTGCCATGTTCCCCGAGACTTTGGAGGAGGGCATTCAGATCCCACCTACCCAGCTGGATGCTGCCCACCCCACAGCAGTGCAGCGGCTGGCAGAGCCCTCTCAGATGCTGAAGCATGCCGTGGTCAACCTCATTAACTATCAAGATGATGCAGAATTGGCCACCCGTGCCATCCCTGAGCTTACTAAACTGCTCAATGATGAGGACCAG GTTGTCGTGAATAAAGCAGCTGTGATGGTGCATCAGTTGTCCAAGAAGGAGGCCTCGCGCCACGCCCTGATGCGCTCCCCACAAATGGTTTCGGCCGTTGTTCGTGCCATGCAGAACACTGGTGATGTGGAGACAGCTCGTTGCTCTGCTGGCACCTTGCACAATCTTTCCCACCATCGCGAGGGGCTCCTTGCAATATTCAAGTCTGGAGGCATTCCTGCCCTGGTCAAGATGCTAGG CTCTCCAGTGGACAGTGTGCTGTTCTACGCCATCACCACACTCCACAACCTGTTGTTGCATCAGGAAGGGGCAAAGATGGCAGTGCGCTTGGCTGGAGGACTGCAGAAGATGGTGGCCCTGTTGTCTAACACCAATGTCAAATTCCTGGCAATCACTACTGACTGCCTGCAGATCCTTGCATATGGCAACCAGGAAAGCAAG CTGATCATTCTGGCCAGTGGTGGTCCCCAGGCCCTGGTCAACATCATGAGGACCTTCACATATGAGAAACTGCTGTGGACCACAAGCAGAGTGCTCAAGGTGCTCTCTGTTTGCTCAAGCAACAAACCTGCCATCGTTGAGGCTG GAGGCATGCAGGCCCTGGGGCTTCACCTGACAGACCCCAGCCAGCGTCTGGTCCAGAACTGCCTCTGGACCCTGAGGAATCTTTCAGATGCTGCCACTAAACAG GAGGGAATGGAGGGTCTCCTGGGGACCCTGGTCCAGCTGCTGGGCAGTGATGACATCAATGTAGTGACATGTGCTGCTGGCATCCTCTCCAACCTGACCTGCAACAACTATAGTAACAAACTCATGGTCTGCCAG GTTGGAGGCATTGAGGCTCTGGTGCGAACGGTGCTGAGGGCCGGCGACAGAGAGGACATCACAGAGCCAGCAGTCTGTGCCCTGCGTCACCTGACTTCCCGCCACCAGGATGCTGAGATGGCCCAGAATGCTGTGCGCCTTCATTACGGCCTGCCTGTGGTGGTCAAACTACTGCATCCTCCGTCCCACTGGCCACTAATCAAG GCCACAGTCGGACTTATCCGCAACCTAGCTCTTTGCCCGGCCAACCACAGTGCTCTGCGGGAGCAGGGAGCCATCCCCCGACTGGTCCAACTGCTCGTCAGGGCTCACCAGGACACCCAGAGACGCACCAGCATGGGAGGCaaccagcagcagtttgtg GAGGGTGTGCGTATGGAGGAAATAGTGGAAGGCTGCACAGGAGCACTGCACATCCTGGCCCGGGACGTCCACAACAGAATTGTCATCAGAGGGCTCAACACCATTCCACTCTTTGTCCAG TTGCTGTATTCTCCAGTGGAGAATATCCAGCGCGTGGCAGCAGGTGTGCTGTGTGAACTGGCTCAGGACAAGGAAGCTGCCGAGGCAATCGAAGCTGAAGGAGCCACCGCACCCCTCACTGAGCTGCTGCACTCCCGTAACGAGGGCGTTG CAACCTACGCTGCAGCTGTCCTGTTCCGCATGTCTGAGGACAAGCCCCAGGACTACAAGAAACGTCTGTCAGTGGAGCTGACCAGCTCTTTGTTCAGAACTGAGCCCATGGCCTGGAacgag ACTGGAGACCTGGGACTGGATATGGGAGCTCAGGGAGACCCTCTTGCTTACAGGCAGGATG ATGGAGCCTACCGGGCCTACCCAGCAGCCTACGGCCAGGACACCCTTTTGGACCCCATGATGGAAGGTGCGGACTACCATGCTGACACTCTGCCCGACCTGGGTCACCACACTGATCCATTGCCAGACCTTGGCCACACCCAAGACCTGATGGACAGCAACCAGCTGGCCTGGTTTGACACCGACCTGTAG
- the LOC126384234 gene encoding forkhead box protein H1-like, with protein MQNRTEKFGAQLPLFAPASSSQRGLLRKSATYLAKIAVVLQDAPAKMLTFTQLMDRLAPLISEDRKSVENNIRVCLSSNKCFVKIPVVPDSLDSKRNYWKLDHSQITAKMVRHHFKGILHLFPELASKVETENTSRPSERCSALHSPEPAACRAVQVKCEVKFSSPFSIESLLKRDSPSARASRASPLCRVPVRAEQQPRSTHRPHGTKRSFSWDSEEPLLLQASAGSSPICSAGGSTHRGLTANGAAQPIKRMHVCSQSSFPVCTRASAAPYFTSPHSSYITYSVPAFTHDPLCFWL; from the exons ATGCAGAACAGGACTGAGAAGTTTGGAGCTCAGCTGCCTCTCTTTGCTCCAGCCAGCAGCTCTCAGCGAGGTCTGCTCAGGAAGAGCGCCACCTACCTGGCTAAGATCGCTGTCGTCCTCCAAGACGCTCCAGCCAAGATGCTCACTTTCACTCAG TTGATGGACAGACTGGCACCATTAATCTCTGAAGACAGAAAATCTGTTGAGAACAACATCAGAGTCTGTTTATCAAGCAACAAATGTTTTGTCAAG attCCAGTGGTCCCAGATTCTCTGGACAGTAAGAGAAACTACTGGAAACTGGACCACAGTCAGATCACGGCAAAGATGGTGCGTCATCACTTCAAAGGCATCCTGCATCTCTTCCCTGAGCTGGCCTCCAAAGTGGAGACGGAGAACACCAGCAGACCATCAGAGCGCTGCTCAGCTCTCCACTCTCCTGAACCTGCAGCCTGCAGAGCTGTTCAGGTCAAATGTGAGGTGAAGTTCAGCAGTCCTTTCTCCATTGAATCCCTCCTGAAGAGAGACAGTCCCTCTGCTCGGGCCTCCAGAGCTTCTCCTCTGTGCAGAGTGCCGGTCAGAGCGGAGCAGCAGCCTCGCTCCACACACAGACCACATGGGACAAAGAGGAGCTTCAGCTGGGACTCTGAGGAGCCTCTCCTCCTTCAAGCTTCAGCTGGAAGTTCCCCCATCTGCTCAGCAGGGGGCAGCACACACCGTGGACTCACTGCTAATGGAGCTGCTCAGCCCATCAAGAGGATGCATGTGTGCTCTCAGTCTTCATTCCCTGTCTGCACAAGAGCCAGTGCTGCTCCTTATTTCACCAGCCCACACAGCAGTTACATCACTTACTCTGTACCAGCATTTACCCATGATCCTCTCTGTTTCTGGCTGTAA
- the si:rp71-45k5.2 gene encoding forkhead box protein H1, translating into MQNRTEKFGAQLPLFAPASSSQRGLLRKSTTYLAKIAVVLQDAPAKMLTFTQLMDRLAPLISEDRKSVENNIRVCLSSNKCFVKIPVVPDSLDSKRNYWKLDHSQITAKMVRRHFKGILHLFPELASKVETENTSRPSERCSALHSPEPAACRAVQVKCEVKFSSPFSIESLLKRDSPSARASRASPLCRVPVRAEQQPRSTHRPHGTKRSFSWDSEEPLLLQASAGSSPICSAGGSTHRGLTANGAAQPIKRMHVCSQSSFPVCTRASAAPYFTSPHSGYITYSVPAFTHDALRFRL; encoded by the exons ATGCAGAACAGGACTGAGAAGTTTGGAGCTCAGCTGCCTCTCTTTGCTCCAGCCAGCAGCTCTCAGCGAGGTCTGCTCAGGAAGAGCACCACCTACCTGGCTAAGATCGCTGTCGTCCTCCAAGACGCTCCAGCCAAGATGCTCACTTTCACTCAG TTGATGGACAGACTGGCACCATTAATCTCTGAAGACAGAAAATCTGTTGAGAACAACATCAGAGTCTGTTTATCAAGCAACAAATGTTTTGTCAAG attCCAGTGGTCCCAGATTCTCTGGACAGTAAGAGAAACTACTGGAAACTGGACCACAGTCAGATCACGGCAAAGATGGTGCGTCGTCACTTCAAAGGCATCCTGCACCTCTTCCCTGAGCTGGCCTCCAAAGTGGAGACGGAGAACACCAGCAGACCATCAGAGCGCTGCTCAGCTCTCCACTCTCCTGAACCTGCAGCCTGCAGAGCTGTTCAGGTCAAATGTGAGGTGAAGTTCAGCAGTCCTTTCTCCATTGAATCCCTCCTGAAGAGAGACAGTCCCTCTGCTCGGGCCTCCAGAGCTTCTCCTCTGTGCAGAGTGCCGGTCAGAGCGGAGCAGCAGCCTCGCTCCACACACAGACCACATGGGACAAAGAGGAGCTTCAGCTGGGACTCTGAGGAGCCTCTCCTCCTTCAAGCTTCAGCTGGAAGTTCCCCCATCTGCTCAGCAGGGGGCAGCACACACCGTGGACTCACTGCTAATGGAGCTGCTCAGCCCATCAAGAGGATGCATGTGTGCTCTCAGTCCTCATTCCCTGTCTGCACAAGAGCCAGTGCTGCTCCTTATTTCACCAGCCCACACAGCGGTTACATCACTTACTCTGTACCAGCATTTACCCATGATGCTCTCAGGTTTCGTTTGTGA